From Roseateles sp. SL47:
ATAGGCTTCGGTCTTACCGCCACCGGTGGGGAACCACAGCAGATCGGCGTAGGCCTCGACGGGCTGGACGCGATCGGGATGACTCGGATCTGCCAACGACGGGATCGAGAGCAGCAGAAACGCCAATTGGAACGGACGCCAGCTGCGGTTTTTCAGCACATCGAACTTGTCGAGGGTGACATCCTCACCCCGGCGCATGGCCAGCGCGTATTGGCTACGCACGCGCTGCGTCGCCATCGCACGGTTGGCGAAGCGAAAGGCAGCAAGCGCTTTCTCATCGGCTTTCAGCGTGTCGATACCCTGCTGCAGGCGTGTGTGGATCTCCTGGCAACGATCCATCGCTTGTTGCGACTGGGTGTCGTAGCCGGTCACTTCTGCCCCGACACGAGCCCGCTGCTCATTGATCCATGCGGCGTAGTCCTTCGTCAGCAGGCTCAATGCGTCGACCAGCGGGTCGATGTCCAAGGTCGCCAGCCGCTGCATATCGAGCAGGCCACTGCTGACCATCTGGCGCATCGCTGGACGATCGCTTGGATCAAGCCCGGGTGTTTCCGTGACCTGCACTTCGTACTGCGGCATCACCGTGGTGCGCACCTCGGTAGCCAGCGTCACATCGTCTGCGGTTTCGGCGTGGACGGCAACGCCATGTCCGACGGCGAATTCGACGCGGTTGCGGTAGATCATCTCCAGCGCTTCGCGCTCCGGGTCCATACCGTCTGCGTCCAACACCGGCCTACGCCGGAAGATGGCGCGTTTTGCAGCATCGGTCTCCGAGCGAACGATCAATTCGGGCTGGAACACCCACGCCGTATCGCGGTTGGTGTCCGGTTCTTCCTGTGCGTTCACTAGGAACAAGGTGACCAGCCGATCGCCATTGGCATTCTTGGCCCGAATAGAACCCTGCACGCGCACTTCGGGAAACTCGTTGTCGGGTGCCTGATGCGGAATCACACCCTCGGTCAGCGGCAGTACGATCTTGCCGCCACAAGGAATGCGTTGCCACACCTTGGCCTTCTGCCCGTTGGACTTGAGCAGTTCATGCTCATCATTCGGTACCCGCTCGTAGCGGCCCCAGCGCGCTTCGATCTCGATCTGCTCAGCGTCACCATCGACGCAGAAAGTCATGCCCAAGCTGCTGGGCACCAGAGACTGGTTGCTGGCGGCATCGATCTCGTCAGCCGAATCCGATTCCGGCTCTACACGCCCGGTGGCCGTTCCAAACTCTGCACCCGGCTCGTGACGTCCGGGAGCCTTGGCCTCCGTGGGCTCTTCGGTATCGTCATTGGCCAGTGGCCCGTCCAACCCCTCGATGCCGCCCTGTGCGGCCTCACGCGGGGCCAGTTTGCCAACCAAGTAGCGATCCCGCACACCCATGTCGACGATGCGTTCGCGGGGGCCACCAGCCGGGCCGAGCAGGTCGTCCATCACGGCCAACTGCAGTAGTTCGCGGATGTAGGCCTGATCCTCGATGATCGGCACTTCGGCAATCGTCTTGTGCAACGCTTTGGGGAGCGACTCCAGGAAATCCGTCCATTGAATGCGACCAACGCTGCCGGACGAAGGCGGGGTGAGCGAAGTAAGACCAATCGAAACCGCCGAATCGACCAACAGCATGCGGTCGAAGTAGATCGTGGTGGTCTCCAGATCGGAACGAAGTCGCAGCACCCGCCCGACTCGTGTGATGTGACCGGCGGCATTTAGGATCAAGACCCAATCGTCATCCGCGATGGCTTGATACAGCGAAAGCTCACCTTTCAGTCGCAACGTATAAGGTGCAAGTGTGAGGTCTGCAGCGATGCCATGATCGATGGCGATCCATGCATTCGGATTTTTATTCTGTATCAAGTCCATCATCACTCCACCAAAAAGTCTTTTATTTAGGCCGTGGCAGCATTCGCATTCACAGCATGCAAATAACTTTTGGTCGACAAATAATCTGACACGCCATCCAGTACGGCTTTGATGAATATTTTGATTTCATCGAAAATCGCGACGAGCTCATCTACTGACGTATCCTGGCCGCAGTCCTCGAATGAAATGCCGCCGTGGGCCAATTCATTTCGCTTTGTCTTGACGTTGAGAAGCCTGACGCCATCGCGCGAAGCCGCTTTGTCATGATCGGCGAGCTGAAATCCGTACTCTTTTGCCTTGTCTTTGATCAAACGACCATCCAGGTTGCCGGAAAACAGGTCTTTTTTATCAAAGCCAAGCCAGATCAGCGCGCTGGATATCGGGATGGCCGAATCGAGCAACTCCGATGGCGTTTCTGATGACACTGCTTTTCGAAGGCCCTTGATGGCAATTTTTCTTACGTCCTCTTTGAGTTCATCAAAGCCGACTTGCTCATCCGCGATGTGTTGATGTATGGCATCTATCGCATTTGTCATCGTTGCCTCCACCAAGTTGTACAGCATCAAATATGCGGAAGCTCTCAGCGTCTTCTCGAGGTCTCTGCCGACAACATAAGTGTTCGAGTTCGCCGCATCCGATGACTCGCCGCCACACAACCTTGAATCCCTGTTGTCTCTCATGAACTGCAGCATTTCAAAGAAGCGCTCGATCTCATGGCAGCGAGAGTTGTATGTCTCTTCTGCGCCGACCATTGCTGGGATTGATGTGGTCATACCGTTGGCTCGACCCCATTTGCCCATTCGATATCTCGTCCAAGCAAGCTATCTCTGACGAAATTAATTCGATTGATTACTCGGGGGCGCGAATTGCTGGCGTCGGATCGGGTCAGATAGCGGAACATTTCGCTTTCGAGCCAATCCATGTTGCCGGGCTGAATGTTCGGGTTTTCAGCAAGGGCAAGTGCAACGCCAATGGCGATCGCCTCGAACCTTATGCGAGGCACCGATGAGTTATTTGCATTCTTGCGGAAGTGATATGGGAAATGCTGGCGAACAAATGAAAGCATCCCCATGAAGCTGCTTTCGAAGGCCGCGTTATCAAAGCCATTTTGATTCTTGTCGTCGAGGTAGTTGTCCAGGAACTCGTCTACACGTCGGTCAAAGTTCTCATATTGATCCCGGTAGGCGAAGAAACGCAGCACGAGTTCTGGATACTCCCGGCGCTTCACTCGGGCGTCGCTAATCGGGCACAGTTCTTTGAACTCTTGAACGTCGGACAAACCACGAATGAATGTCAGGAACTGGCCATCGCGAGACCCCATCCGTTTTTCCATGTCTTCCAGTTTTGATCCGCCACTGTTCAGTCGATCAAAAAGTTGCCGCCTTGCTTCCTCGTCAACCTCAATGAGCTCTATCATGCGAAGCGTTTTGCGCCCAAAGCGGAGCTGTCTGGGCAGAGGAAGATCTTTGAAGCGAAAGCCGATCAGCTTGTCCAGTATTTCAAGGCGATCTAGCTTCAGCTCGTTGCCCATGAATCGCACCAGGGTTCTTATTCTTTGCGAGCCATCGACGATTTCGAGTCGGCCAGCATCTTCCCCTGACGTTATGTCAGCCACGTACAAATAAGGGATCGGGAGATTTAACAAAATCGACTCGATGAATCGAGACTGTTGAGCCTCACTCCACACCAGTTCACGCTGGTAATCAGGGACGAATATCTCAGCCTTGTCACCTTCGATCTTGTCGGTGAATTTCTTGACAATGACTTCTACGGGGTACTCACGAATGTCAAAGTCAGTCTCCTTCTGTCGAAGGGAAATCTGTGCCTCTGCCTCATCTTTTTGTTCTGCGGTAAACGCATCAATGAGGTTCATTTGTTCATTCTGTTCCATGTCATCCCCCGATGTGATTAATGTCAAGGCGGTATCTATCTGATTTTTCATGAGCCAATAAGGTCAATAGAGGCATTCTTCGTGAAAAAGAAGCGAATGTTTTCATTGCTGAAATGCCTAGCTCATGGTTTGGCCCGCCAGCGGCTGCCGTCGGCGTGAGTTTCAATGAATTCATCGCTCAGCAATTCCGCAATCGCAGCATTCCAGTCATCTGCTGCAGCTCCGCATCCAACCAAAATGGCCTGCTTGGCAAACCATCCTGTATGTGCTTCGAGCCACGCCAAAATCTGGTCAGATGACTTCTCACCCCATTGATTGCCTTTGGTCGGCGTGGATGCTGATTTCTCCAGGTGAACCGTTGAAATTCCGAAATCGAGTCCCGCTTGATGGTACGACGACGTCACCTTTGCCGGAGGCGCTTGACGTTTAACGGCCTTGGGGGCACTACTGCGTGCTAAGTTTCCGTGTAAGCCAGCGGCAACTTCTTCCTGATAGCGCTGGCGATTCAGCTCAGATAGCCGTCGCAGCACGTCGACGCGCGCAGTCTCCGAGATGGTGAAACGGACGCGATCGTTTTCCGGCAGGTACGGTACTTCGTGGAAACCGTGTCCGAGGTCAAGATCTTCCCAGCCGTATGCGCATGCGACAGCGGCATCCATTTCTCGCTGCAATTCGCGCAGATTCTTGATTCGAGGATCATGTTCAGTGTCGGTATGGAAGCGGTTGTAGAGTTTGGTCAGGCCGATGCGATCGGTTCGCATGATTTCAATGCGTGCCTCGTGCAGCCGTTCTCCCAGGCCATCAAGAGAGTCGGTTGATGCTCCGCTGAAACCTTCAGGGAAAGCAAACGGTTCGAGTGCATCCGTCTGGCTGTATCGCAAATCGCTCTTGAGGCGAGATGCGTGCTGCCATGCGAAGACGGCATGGACGTTGGATTGCAATAGCGCGAAGTCCCTCCCTCGACCGAGCGAGAAAGCGACAGTCGCATCAGAGAACACGATGTTGGAATCGACGAACGAGAACGCCAGCGTCTTGCTGACGCGCGTTATTGCCAGCACTCTCGCTGGCTGGCGCCGACTGGACGACCAGTCATCCGGGTGACGCTCGAAATAACGACCACGACCGATCGCATGGTAAAGACCTGGACGCTTTTCACCGAACTGCCACCAACGCTCTGGTAGTGGCTTCCGAAGAACGAATTCGCCGCGTTCGTTGAGACGCTGACGCTCCGGCTTGACCCGTTCTTCGATCCGCTGCCAGGGTAATTTGTATTTTTGTGCGCGCTCCTCTGGCCAATCCCAGAAATTGATCACCCATCTGCTTGGGCGCTGCTCAGGGTCTGAGTTGAGGTCATCGCCATTGATATAGGGGAAGATCACTTCGATATTTCTGGGATCTGCATCCAGCATTCGACGTGCTTCGTCAGGCGAAAGCACGAAGCCCATGCCCAGCACGATTGACCCTTGATACGCCAACCCCTCGTTCGCCTTCAGTCGTTCTGGGCTCCACTCCTCACGATCGGACAGGAAGGCTGATATAAAGGGAGTCGGTCGCCCGAGCAACGAGCGTTCGCCCCGCCACTCGCCCTTGTGTACATGGACGCGACTGGTGATGACCGCTGCTTTTCCGGGCCAAGGTTCGTTCGGGTAGGCTGCGTGGATGGCGGCACCTGCACCCACCATGGCCTCCAGGCCGACCTGTCGTGTATCACCTTCCGCAATGGTATTTACTGCGAGTAGCCCGAAACCGCCGCCATCACGCAACAGGGCCCATGAACGCAGGAAGAAATAGGCGACCAGATCGGCCGAACCGCGCCGCCCGTCAGCGATATGCGCGACCAGCCAATCACGGAAGGCCGTGCCCGCGACGCCAGTGATTCGCTGCCCGCCCAAAAATGGTGGATTGCCGACCATGCCGTCGAAGCCACCGCGCTCGCGAGCGAACACCTCGGGAAACTCCAGTGGCCAATGGAAAGGTTGGCGGGCTGGTTTGTCTGCGGGCAGATCGGTCGAGAGCGTGAGTATGGATCGTCTGCGAATGGCATCAAGTGAATCCGGGCTACCATCAATAGCTTGGCCTGCCAAAATTGCAAGCGATGCAAGTACAGTTTCTATGGCAGAAGTATTGAGTCCTGTTGCGAATACATCACCGATAAACGCATCAGCGATGCTTTCCGGCACTTTGAGTCTTCGGCGAGCATCCGCATCCAGATTTGCCATGGCTTCCACATCCCGGATATCGCGGATGGGCATCTCGCGTAACTGCTGCCGCAGTTCGATGGCCTCGCGCACTGCCCGCTCAATGTTCTGGCCAAACAGACGTAGCTGCCCTTGACCGGTGGGGTTCGTCGCAAGCTGGGTTAGCTGATCTAGCCGATGAATGCCCAGCAGGCTATTACCGCAGCGCAGGTTGTGATCTAGGAAACCAAAAGGGCGGCCTTTGGCCAGCGTTACCAGCCAGATTGAGAGTTTGGCCAGCTCGACTGCCAACGGGTTCAAATCGACGCCGTACAGACAGCGTTCGGCGATGAGACGACGCGCGATCACCGTGCGTGCTTCGCTGTCGCGCGGCAGAGGCTCCTTGGCAGTTCCTGCTTCCAGAACCTCGCCATCCACGCTCACGGTTCTGCCCGTTGCCTCGACCAGTGACCATGCCTCGACGAGGCGATCAGAAAGCCAACGGCAGGCTTGCACCAGGAAGGCACCCGAGCCCATCGCGGGATCGCAGATCTTGAGGTCGAGCAGTTCAGCGGGTGATTTCAGCGCCCATCGATCGCGCGGTTCTCCCTCGGCTGGTCCGACATAGGCCACCGGCGTGAGCGTCTCGGCGACGATCGCTTCGGTCAGCGATTTCGGGGTGTAGTGGGTGCCGGTTTCGCGTCGGTCAGAACCGGTGGTTACGATGAAAGCGCCAGCGGGATAGACCAGTGGATAGCCCCATGGGTCGGTACGCAGCAGATGTGCATAGGGTTTGACGCGATCGCGCAGCTTGGTGTCGCCCTGGCAAGCAGTCAGCAGGCGATCGGCCAGGGTGTCGTCGACGGGTTTGGCCAGATCATTGCGCACCCGGCTGGCAGAACTGCCAGAGCGCTCTTGCAGTAACTCAGCCAATCGCGCGGCACCATCCAAGCGTGCCGAATCCAGCTCGGCCAGTTTGATCCACGGCGTCTTAGCGCTCTTGGTGGCATCCAGTTCCAGCGTGACTTCATCGGTGCGTTTGACGGTGCGTTCGAGCAAACCCTCGTACACGTAGCCGATCTGTTCGACATCCAGTGCGCGGTAGGACAGCGTGCGGCCCTGGAATTGCTGGATAGCCTCCAGCAACAACAGCACGGTGCGGTTGTCGATGGGCAGCGGTGTGGCCGCATCAGTACGCCAGTTCGAGCCCTTGGCCCGGCCTTCGAGGAAAGGGAAACGATCCGGATCGAACAGTGATCCGCCCAGCGCTGGGAGACGCAGATTCTCGTGTTCGATGCCGCCGAACACGGCGCGGAAGATCGCCAACAGGCGTGACCAGGCGTCCCAGCGGCGCTCGAGGATTTCCTCGGATTCCTTGCGCAATTGCATGCGCAAGGTGGAGAGCGCGTAGTTGGCTTCGTAGCGCTCATCGCCCATCAGGAGCAGGCCACGCTCCTCGGCGGAGAGCAGGAACACCAAGCGCATCATCACTGTCAGCGCGGCCTCATACAGCTCCGGCTCCTTGACGTCGTGCAAGAGCTCTCGATTGCGATCCTGATCGGCTTTGTCGAGGGTCTGAATCAAAACCTCGACGGCGCGGCGTACTTGCTCGCCAAGGGCGTCGGTGACTTCGTCCTGGAATTTCAGGGAGCGATCGAACAGCGCAGGCAGTTGTTCAGATTCGTCGACAAAGAAACGACGAATGCCGAGCAGGTGTACGAAGGCCTGCAGGGTGATGGACTCTTGGCTCCAGATGCGGGCATACCAACTGGCAAAGGTTGTGACCGCACCGACTGGGGCATCCACCAGCATCCAGCGTTCGCCATTGGTCACCAAGCCGAGGCGGCAGCCCAGCGCGCGGCACATCTGAACCATGCGATCGGCGGGTGTGGCGGCCCAGCCGTTTTGCTTCAGGGTGGCATCAAGGTCGACATCCTGCGCATAGGTCTGGATCAGCAGCAGCGGTTTGTTGGCGCGTTGCTCATCTACTACTGCAAGATCGGGCGACAGCGTCACGCCATGTTCGGGCAAGCTGGCTTGGAGGTTAGCGGCGCACCAATCGGCCCGCTTGAGAACGTCGCCTTTACCGTCTTCATCAAGCTCAAGGCCTCGCGACAGAACTTCGTCGATCCAAGCCACGTGTAGCTCGGCGAACTGCGCGTCTTCCAGCTCCAGCGCTTCGCGCCATTCCTCGTAGGCTTGGCGCAGACGTTTGCGCTTGGTGGCATCCAGCTCTTCCAGCCCTTGCGGAAAGGCTTCCTTGAGAACGGGAACTGCGAGGAAGGGGCCAGAGATCTCGACCAGCGATAGCCAATCATCATGCACGCTGGGAGCACTCATGCGGCACCTCCATGAACGGCAGATACAGGCACCAGAAAGATCACGGCGACCGGGAAGGTGCGGTCGTTGAGTTTGGCGTAACGGGTTTCGATGGCTTCAGCCTCCTGCTGGCGCTCGGCCGGAATGCGGGCAAGACGCGCTTCCAGTGCGGCGGTGTCGCGCCTGAGCTGTGTTCGTTCGTCTTCGGTGAACAGGGAAAGCTGCGCCGGTTGCTGGTCTTTTTTCAGTTCAAGCTGAATGGCCTTCTCAAGCTCATCAAGCACGGAGCCAATGTCAGCCACCTCTTGCTGCTTGCGGGATTGCAGTGTGTTGGTCAGGAACTTGAGCCGGTCTTTTGAACGGGCGTCTATCGCTTGCAAGATGGCGCTCTGCGCACGGTCGAAGCGGACGCGGATGGCATCAAACAGAGAGTCTGCGGCGGTCAGCGGCTTGGCTTGATCCAGCCATTGCTGGACTTTGGTGACGCCTTCTTCGCGGCGGAATGCTTTGTCGCCCAGATAACCACCGGCTACCGTCAGTTCTTCGTGAAGGCGATGATGATTGCCGCCAGTGACGACCAGCCGCGAGATGACGACCACGGCAGGCCCGTCGATCAGGGCGTCTGGCACCGAACGCACGGTGACGCGATGCAACTTCTTCACATCGTCTTGCGCCCAGACCTCGGCGCGCAGCAAGCGCAGGCACATCTGCACCAGTCGGTGGTTCAGGTGAACCAGCACCACGTCGTCACGTCCGGTGGCGACGGCGTGATCAAAGGTGATAGGCCGGATTTGCAGTGTGTGGGGGTGGCGCAGACCCTCAAGGCAGCGCGCCCACGAGCCCGACAGCGCGGGCATCTTGAATACGGTTCCTGCCGGGGTATCAGCCAAGGCAAAGGGCTCAAGCGGCGGACGGCCTGCCAACACAAGACCCGTCTTGACCGCCATCAGGATGTGCTCTGGCGTGAGGTGGAAATCCTGCTGCGTGGTCAGGAGCCGTTCGTGCAGCTTGGCGACGCGGTCTTTCAGTTCACGCTCGGCGCGCACGAAGCGGCGGGCCTTGGCAATCTTGGCTTCAGCGAGGCGTGTATCGAGGTCTTTGAGCGAGCCTTCGATCAGCCCCGACATTTGTGGCGCGATGACTGGGTTGACGCTGCCCATGTCAGCCCGCATGGATTCGAGTTTGCGCAGTGCCCGGATGATGTCGTCGCCGTGACCGCCAATGGTTGCTTTGCCTTGTTCTCCGCCATCGACGGGGTGCCAGATCAAGACCTCTTTCTGGCGCTGACCGTGCCGGTCGATACGGCCGTTGCGCTGCTCCATCACGTTGGGGTTGTATGGGATTTCCAAATGGATGAGGCAGTTACAGTGATTCTGCAAGTCGATACCTTCGGACGCGGCATCGGTGGCCAGCAGGATGCGCACCGCTGAATCCTTGGGCGAAGTCTGGAACGCCGCTTTGATCTTCTCGCGTTCATCCTGCGGCATGCCGCCATGGAGGATGGCCAGTCGATCACCACCGAAACCGTGGCTTGCGAGGATCTCGTGCATCCACTGATGGGTGGTGCGGTATTCGGTGAACAAGATGACCCGACGATCATTCCACTGACCGTCAGTCTTGAGATTGGTGGTGAGCCAGTCGAGGACAGCCTTGGCTTTGGCATCGACCTGGTTCTTGGCGGTCTGTGCCCACGACCGCAGTTCGTTCAGCATTTGTTGCTGCTCTGCTGTGAGCGGTTGCGCACGACGTGAGGCCTCTTCGACGGCCTCGGACTGTGCGTTTTCGACCTCCTGGTCGTTGGCGTAGTCTTCTTCGACCCGCAGGATGGCTTTGCGCAAAATGCGGTCGGCCATCGCATCCTTGTTATTGCGCTGGCTGCCATTGGCCAGGCTGGCAACGTGCTTCTCAAGGGTGGATGCGAAAGCGGCGGGAGAAGAAAAGAGCCGCTTCTTGAGCAACTGGTTGACGAACGACGTGCCGAATGCATTGCCGACCTTTTCGGCATCCTGCTCGCGGCTCGCGCAGTAGTCGTTCAGTGTTTGGTGAATGGCGCGCTCTTGTGGGGAGTACGAGGCCGGCAGCGCTTGCAACTTGCGCTGTGCATAGAGCGGCTTGCCTTCGGCATCGACCAGATCGCTTTTGAGGCGGCGGATCATGACCTGACCTAACTGTTTTTCATCGGGCAGGATGTTTCGAGCGAAACGCTGGTCGTCCAGCAACTCCAGCAGCGAAGTGAAGGATTCGGTGTAACCGTTGTGAGGGGTGGCCGTCAGAAACAGGCGATGCTGGAAGTGTGGACTGATGGAACGGATGAAGCGTGTGCGCTGGCTCTCCAGCGCGTAGTTCGCACCGGCAGCCGGGGCGATGTTGTGTGCTTCATCGACGACCAGCATGTCGAACTTGCGCGGGTAGCTGGTGTGTGCGGGCAAGACGTCGCGCATGGCGCGAAGTCCTTCGCCGCTCTTGACCCAGTCCATGGACGCGATCAGACGTGGATGGGAAGTCCAGGGATTGGCATGGATGCCGCGATCGCGGCGCAACTGCTTGATGTAGGCCGTGTCGACAACCCGGAAATCAAGGCCAAACTTTTCCAGCATCTCGACACGCCACTTTTCTTGCAGCGATGCGGGGCAGATGATCAGGACGGTGCGAGCACGGTGCCGCAGCAGCATCTCCTGGATGACTAGACCGGCCTCAATGGTCTTGCCCAAGCCGACGTCATCGGCGATGAGCAGATTGACGCGGGCCATGTCAATCGCGCGTACCAGCGGGTCAAGCTGGAAGTCCTCAATGCTGACGCCGCTGCGGAAAGGAGCCTGCAGAAAACCTCGGTCGGCATTGGTGGCAGCACCCCAGCGAACCGCATCAAGAAAAGCGTCGAGGGTGTTGGAGTCATCCTGGCCAGTAATTGACGGCAGACCTGCGCGCTCAATGATTTGCGCGCCGGGCTCAATCTCCCAGATGACCTCAAGCTCCTCACCTAGGCCATCTTCGTCGATGGATGAGAGGGTCACCGCATTCTGTTGCGCAGAGGTTGATGTCAGCTTGGATGAGGCGACCTCGGCAACGACCCACTGGCGCCGCCTGACCTCGACCAACTGCCCAGGTTCTGGGCGGGCCCGGTAGGCCTGGCTATTCTGTGCGTTCGAAATTTCCATGCGGTCTACCGTTTTCCTGTTCTGTGGGTTCTATGCGCCCCAGCTAATAGCCGGGGCGGCATTTATCGGGTCATGGTTGTGGCGCAATCGCGGCAAGATGGGAATTGATGCTGCGTGCGATCGCGCGACCAAGGTCCACAGGAACGGCATTGCCGATCAGGCGCCCCAGTACCTTGAAGCTCACCTCACCGTCATCGGGAATGAACGCGTAGTC
This genomic window contains:
- a CDS encoding MAE_28990/MAE_18760 family HEPN-like nuclease; the encoded protein is MTTSIPAMVGAEETYNSRCHEIERFFEMLQFMRDNRDSRLCGGESSDAANSNTYVVGRDLEKTLRASAYLMLYNLVEATMTNAIDAIHQHIADEQVGFDELKEDVRKIAIKGLRKAVSSETPSELLDSAIPISSALIWLGFDKKDLFSGNLDGRLIKDKAKEYGFQLADHDKAASRDGVRLLNVKTKRNELAHGGISFEDCGQDTSVDELVAIFDEIKIFIKAVLDGVSDYLSTKSYLHAVNANAATA
- a CDS encoding DUF262 domain-containing protein encodes the protein MNLIDAFTAEQKDEAEAQISLRQKETDFDIREYPVEVIVKKFTDKIEGDKAEIFVPDYQRELVWSEAQQSRFIESILLNLPIPYLYVADITSGEDAGRLEIVDGSQRIRTLVRFMGNELKLDRLEILDKLIGFRFKDLPLPRQLRFGRKTLRMIELIEVDEEARRQLFDRLNSGGSKLEDMEKRMGSRDGQFLTFIRGLSDVQEFKELCPISDARVKRREYPELVLRFFAYRDQYENFDRRVDEFLDNYLDDKNQNGFDNAAFESSFMGMLSFVRQHFPYHFRKNANNSSVPRIRFEAIAIGVALALAENPNIQPGNMDWLESEMFRYLTRSDASNSRPRVINRINFVRDSLLGRDIEWANGVEPTV
- a CDS encoding Eco57I restriction-modification methylase domain-containing protein; protein product: MSAPSVHDDWLSLVEISGPFLAVPVLKEAFPQGLEELDATKRKRLRQAYEEWREALELEDAQFAELHVAWIDEVLSRGLELDEDGKGDVLKRADWCAANLQASLPEHGVTLSPDLAVVDEQRANKPLLLIQTYAQDVDLDATLKQNGWAATPADRMVQMCRALGCRLGLVTNGERWMLVDAPVGAVTTFASWYARIWSQESITLQAFVHLLGIRRFFVDESEQLPALFDRSLKFQDEVTDALGEQVRRAVEVLIQTLDKADQDRNRELLHDVKEPELYEAALTVMMRLVFLLSAEERGLLLMGDERYEANYALSTLRMQLRKESEEILERRWDAWSRLLAIFRAVFGGIEHENLRLPALGGSLFDPDRFPFLEGRAKGSNWRTDAATPLPIDNRTVLLLLEAIQQFQGRTLSYRALDVEQIGYVYEGLLERTVKRTDEVTLELDATKSAKTPWIKLAELDSARLDGAARLAELLQERSGSSASRVRNDLAKPVDDTLADRLLTACQGDTKLRDRVKPYAHLLRTDPWGYPLVYPAGAFIVTTGSDRRETGTHYTPKSLTEAIVAETLTPVAYVGPAEGEPRDRWALKSPAELLDLKICDPAMGSGAFLVQACRWLSDRLVEAWSLVEATGRTVSVDGEVLEAGTAKEPLPRDSEARTVIARRLIAERCLYGVDLNPLAVELAKLSIWLVTLAKGRPFGFLDHNLRCGNSLLGIHRLDQLTQLATNPTGQGQLRLFGQNIERAVREAIELRQQLREMPIRDIRDVEAMANLDADARRRLKVPESIADAFIGDVFATGLNTSAIETVLASLAILAGQAIDGSPDSLDAIRRRSILTLSTDLPADKPARQPFHWPLEFPEVFARERGGFDGMVGNPPFLGGQRITGVAGTAFRDWLVAHIADGRRGSADLVAYFFLRSWALLRDGGGFGLLAVNTIAEGDTRQVGLEAMVGAGAAIHAAYPNEPWPGKAAVITSRVHVHKGEWRGERSLLGRPTPFISAFLSDREEWSPERLKANEGLAYQGSIVLGMGFVLSPDEARRMLDADPRNIEVIFPYINGDDLNSDPEQRPSRWVINFWDWPEERAQKYKLPWQRIEERVKPERQRLNERGEFVLRKPLPERWWQFGEKRPGLYHAIGRGRYFERHPDDWSSSRRQPARVLAITRVSKTLAFSFVDSNIVFSDATVAFSLGRGRDFALLQSNVHAVFAWQHASRLKSDLRYSQTDALEPFAFPEGFSGASTDSLDGLGERLHEARIEIMRTDRIGLTKLYNRFHTDTEHDPRIKNLRELQREMDAAVACAYGWEDLDLGHGFHEVPYLPENDRVRFTISETARVDVLRRLSELNRQRYQEEVAAGLHGNLARSSAPKAVKRQAPPAKVTSSYHQAGLDFGISTVHLEKSASTPTKGNQWGEKSSDQILAWLEAHTGWFAKQAILVGCGAAADDWNAAIAELLSDEFIETHADGSRWRAKP
- the drmD gene encoding DISARM system SNF2-like helicase DrmD gives rise to the protein MEISNAQNSQAYRARPEPGQLVEVRRRQWVVAEVASSKLTSTSAQQNAVTLSSIDEDGLGEELEVIWEIEPGAQIIERAGLPSITGQDDSNTLDAFLDAVRWGAATNADRGFLQAPFRSGVSIEDFQLDPLVRAIDMARVNLLIADDVGLGKTIEAGLVIQEMLLRHRARTVLIICPASLQEKWRVEMLEKFGLDFRVVDTAYIKQLRRDRGIHANPWTSHPRLIASMDWVKSGEGLRAMRDVLPAHTSYPRKFDMLVVDEAHNIAPAAGANYALESQRTRFIRSISPHFQHRLFLTATPHNGYTESFTSLLELLDDQRFARNILPDEKQLGQVMIRRLKSDLVDAEGKPLYAQRKLQALPASYSPQERAIHQTLNDYCASREQDAEKVGNAFGTSFVNQLLKKRLFSSPAAFASTLEKHVASLANGSQRNNKDAMADRILRKAILRVEEDYANDQEVENAQSEAVEEASRRAQPLTAEQQQMLNELRSWAQTAKNQVDAKAKAVLDWLTTNLKTDGQWNDRRVILFTEYRTTHQWMHEILASHGFGGDRLAILHGGMPQDEREKIKAAFQTSPKDSAVRILLATDAASEGIDLQNHCNCLIHLEIPYNPNVMEQRNGRIDRHGQRQKEVLIWHPVDGGEQGKATIGGHGDDIIRALRKLESMRADMGSVNPVIAPQMSGLIEGSLKDLDTRLAEAKIAKARRFVRAERELKDRVAKLHERLLTTQQDFHLTPEHILMAVKTGLVLAGRPPLEPFALADTPAGTVFKMPALSGSWARCLEGLRHPHTLQIRPITFDHAVATGRDDVVLVHLNHRLVQMCLRLLRAEVWAQDDVKKLHRVTVRSVPDALIDGPAVVVISRLVVTGGNHHRLHEELTVAGGYLGDKAFRREEGVTKVQQWLDQAKPLTAADSLFDAIRVRFDRAQSAILQAIDARSKDRLKFLTNTLQSRKQQEVADIGSVLDELEKAIQLELKKDQQPAQLSLFTEDERTQLRRDTAALEARLARIPAERQQEAEAIETRYAKLNDRTFPVAVIFLVPVSAVHGGAA